Proteins from one Oryza sativa Japonica Group chromosome 12, ASM3414082v1 genomic window:
- the LOC9272053 gene encoding chloroplast sensor kinase, chloroplastic — protein sequence MPLLDTPYLALRVRLPRFPTPHNPRPAVAIEAQHSFPHGLLARAACQPLRHVAAPAEGEGEEVEDLGTPSAAAVAEAIRRASSASPVRFRRVHREENEKLRGEGGFTEPSTDFRRLCGEQLEMFRVVISRDAVLSVYVRPAGSYIMDQLELRRVALYPETNVSKGDTVILVGNFTISAGLRAAEAFLVKHQMEIITEFGAVVLPMVKHPFVVGFLVAELPELVGCTKNSETSDIQIPSHSFLDKSSDITPYTKGETWDFQTSGDQANSYAQLVTEWKNSALMISRTLAMAYVMDQKAYLLQQASWQNNIRMSGLVEQIRGPLANIRALAKMLSVHTKRNEISYDIVEDVMIQGDHLKDALQQIQDAVYLTKVNIVRYNEETLKKIQGSPSSRTLPHYQSDPKNSSQKVDSLSSHDSDNGDMVIPMPPLWLAPLQPQDARPCDLSVVLEDLVGAAQPLAFRQQRTLDVTGISHPLQVAVEESALRQALSNLIEGALLRTQLGGRVQIYAGEAPAGGILVVIDDDGPDMQYMTQMHCLAPFGSDLADGMHEDNMTWNFIAGLTVAREILENYGCVLRVISPRRPDAIIGTGGSRIEIWLPTSQTELSEITEGA from the exons ATGCCACTCCTCGACACCCCCTACCTCGCCCTCCGCGTTCGCCTCCCCCGCTTCCCGACCCCCCACAATCCCAGACCCGCCGTTGCCATCGAAGCCCAGCACTCCTTTCCCCACGGCCTGCTCGCCCGTGCCGCGTGCCAGCCGCTCCGTCACGTCGCGGCTccagcggagggggagggggaagaggtaGAGGACCTCGGCACGCCGTCGGCTGCGGCCGTGGCGGAGGCCATCCGGCGTGCTTCGAGCGCGTCGCCGGTGCGTTTCAGGAGGGTGCACCGGGAGGAGAATGAGAAGCTGCGAGGAGAGGGAGGCTTCACGGAGCCCAGCACCGACTTCCGGCGACTGTGCGGGGAGCAGCTCGAGATGTTCCGGGTGGTCATCTCCCGCGACGCCGTCCTCTCT GTGTATGTAAGACCTGCTGGCAGTTATATTATGGATCAGCTTGAATTACGTCGAGTTGCTTTATATCCTGAAACTAATGTTTCTAAAGGAGATACAGTGATTCTAGTTGGTAATTTCACCATATCTGCTGGACTAAGAGCAGCGGAAGCTTTTCTTGTAAAACACCAG ATGGAAATCATAACTGAATTTGGAGCTGTAGTCCTTCCAATGGTGAAACACCCATTTGTTGTTGGTTTCCTTGTTGCGGAGCTCCCAGAACTAGTTGGATGTACAAAGAACTCCGAGACTTCTGATATTCAGATACCATCACACTCATTCTTAGACAAGTCATCAGATATAACTCCATATACTAAAGGGGAAACTTGGGATTTTCAAACTTCTGGAGACCAAGCTAATAGTTATGCTCAGTTAGTTACTGAATGGAAAAATAGTGCACTTATGATTTCTCGAACTTTAGCAATGGCTTATGTCATGGACCAG AAAGCATATTTGCTTCAGCAAGCTTCCTGGCAAAACAATATTAGAATGAGTGGCTTAGTAGAACAG ATTCGAGGACCCCTCGCTAATATAAGAGCTCTTGCAAAGATGTTATCAGTTCATACAAAGAGAAATGAG ATCTCTTATGATATTGTTGAAGACGTTATGATCCAAGGTGATCATTTGAAAGATGCTTTGCAACAGATTCAAGATGCAGTTTATCTGACTAAG GTGAACATAGTTAGGTACAATGAGGAAACCTTAAAGAAAATTCAGGGGTCACCTTCTTCAAGAACTCTACCACACTATCAATCAGATCCTAAGAATAGTTCACAGAAAGTTGATTCGTTGTCATCACATGATTCTGACAATGGAGACATGGTGATACCCATGCCACCTCTCTGGCTGGCCCCTCTTCAACCCCAAGACGCTAG ACCATGTGATCTCTCTGTTGTACTGGAAGATTTGGTTGGAGCAGCTCAACCGCTTGCTTTTAGGCAGCAACGCACTCTAGATGTAACAGGAATTTCACACCCGCTTCAAGTTGCTGTTGAGGAATCTGCTTTAAGACAAGCGCTGAGTAATCTCATAGAGGGTGCTCTTCTACGCACTCAGCTTGGTGGCCGAGTTCAGATATATGCTGGTGAAGCACCTGCAGGAGGCATTCTCGTTGTCATTGATGATGATGGTCCTGACATGCAATACATG ACACAGATGCATTGCCTTGCTCCATTCGGGTCAGACCTTGCGGATGGTATGCATGAAGATAATATGACATGGAATTTCATTGCAGGATTAACAGTTGCCCGTGAGATACTTGAGAACTATGGCTGTGTTTTGCGTGTGATATCGCCTCGGAGACCTGATGCAATTATAGGGACTGGAGGTAGTCGTATTGAGATATGGTTGCCAACTTCACAGACAGAACTATCTGAGATCACTGAAGGAGCTTAG